A genomic window from Sphingomonas taxi includes:
- a CDS encoding tryptophan 7-halogenase — protein MSDAGRRVTPLDAPITRIAVVGGGIVGWSAAVALRRRVPGVAVTIVATPPPPDALADRIAQTLPSTIGFHDDLGLSEDDAVLRAGGVWRLGSAFEGWAGDLPAYVHAYGPCGQPFGTASFHHHWLRAARAGTAAPFEAHAPAAMLARAGRMPIPPAGIVAEVQAAVMLDVPRYRAMLEAFARHLGVEVRDGEVATVRRRGDDGFVDALLLTDGTVVSADLFVDASGPRATVRGAIDDVREDWQRWLRCDRLVTADGPPERMTALDQVHATPAGWRWRTPTVDRTSHGLCYAGAFLAEADAQEALATAGATAIAPAVAFRQGTRPEPWAHNCVAVGDAATVIEPLDFTNLHLAHSAIDRIVAMLPGRACHPLEIADYNRQAQAEVGRVRDFVLCHYATAQRSEPFWRDLAALPDSLARTLAAFRERGRLPFFEEETFSRDDWLTVLIGQGTMPRRIDPLIETTDAADSDRAMAAYRAAIGQAVSRCPDLDAYFYSQRKRLGR, from the coding sequence TTGTCCGATGCCGGCCGCCGCGTGACGCCGCTCGACGCGCCCATCACGCGCATCGCGGTTGTCGGCGGCGGGATCGTCGGCTGGTCGGCGGCGGTGGCGCTGCGCCGGCGCGTGCCCGGCGTGGCGGTGACGATCGTCGCGACGCCGCCGCCGCCCGACGCGCTCGCGGATCGCATCGCGCAGACGCTGCCGTCGACGATCGGCTTCCACGACGACCTCGGCCTGAGCGAGGACGATGCGGTGTTGCGCGCCGGCGGCGTATGGCGGCTGGGCAGCGCGTTCGAGGGCTGGGCCGGGGATCTGCCGGCCTATGTCCATGCTTATGGGCCGTGTGGCCAGCCGTTCGGAACCGCCTCTTTCCACCATCACTGGCTGCGCGCGGCGCGGGCGGGGACCGCGGCGCCGTTCGAGGCGCATGCACCCGCGGCGATGCTGGCGCGGGCCGGGCGGATGCCGATCCCGCCGGCGGGAATCGTCGCGGAGGTGCAGGCGGCGGTGATGCTGGACGTGCCGCGCTATCGGGCAATGCTGGAGGCGTTCGCGCGGCATCTGGGGGTCGAGGTGCGCGATGGCGAGGTCGCCACGGTGCGACGGCGCGGCGACGACGGGTTCGTCGACGCGCTGCTGCTGACGGACGGCACGGTGGTAAGTGCGGATCTGTTCGTCGACGCCTCCGGTCCCCGCGCGACCGTACGCGGCGCGATCGACGATGTCCGGGAGGACTGGCAGCGCTGGCTGCGGTGCGACCGGCTGGTCACGGCGGATGGGCCGCCGGAGCGAATGACCGCGCTGGATCAGGTCCATGCCACGCCGGCCGGCTGGCGCTGGCGCACGCCGACGGTGGACCGGACGTCGCATGGCCTTTGCTACGCGGGCGCCTTCCTGGCCGAGGCCGACGCGCAAGAGGCGCTGGCGACGGCGGGCGCGACGGCGATCGCGCCGGCGGTCGCCTTCCGTCAGGGCACCCGGCCAGAGCCGTGGGCGCACAATTGCGTGGCGGTCGGCGATGCCGCGACGGTGATCGAACCGCTCGACTTCACCAACCTGCATCTCGCCCATAGCGCGATCGACCGGATCGTCGCGATGCTGCCGGGCCGCGCCTGCCATCCGCTGGAGATCGCCGATTACAACCGGCAGGCGCAGGCGGAGGTGGGGCGCGTGCGCGACTTCGTGCTCTGTCACTATGCCACGGCGCAGCGCTCCGAACCGTTCTGGCGCGATTTGGCGGCGCTTCCGGACAGCCTCGCCCGGACGCTGGCGGCGTTTCGGGAGCGTGGCCGCCTGCCGTTCTTCGAGGAGGAGACCTTCTCGCGCGACGATTGGCTGACGGTGCTGATCGGGCAGGGGACGATGCCGCGCCGCATCGATCCGCTGATCGAGACGACCGACGCCGCCGACAGCGATCGCGCCATGGCGGCCTATCGCGCGGCGATCGGCCAGGCGGTGTCGCGATGTCCCGATCTCGACGCGTATTTTTACTCACAGCGGAAACGGCTCGGCAGATGA
- a CDS encoding tryptophan halogenase family protein, producing MAATALAKLLPSRCTVALIESEAIGIIGVGEATLPHIRAFNERLGIVEAEFMAATRATFKLGIEFRDWGRVGDSYIHPFGTFGRGSGEVQFHHYYTRLLRAGVPLPPIEHYSMACSLARANRFGQPARDPQQIASTFGYAYQFDAVAFAPYLRRIAEGLGVRRTEGKVVAVERDAQSGDVTALVLADGRRVEGDLFVDCSGFAALLIGQELAEPFEDWSRWLPADRAVAMPCRTATAVTPYTSAIAMPSGWRWRIPLQHRTGNGYVFASDFLSEGAATDALLAAVEGTPLADPRVLRFKAGRRARSWVNNVVAVGLASGFLEPLESTSLYLVQQAITALIELFPEKRIAPVDRDEFNRLINMEYDRVRDFLILHYHATERDNSPFWTYVRTMPIPDSLAEKMALFRRRGRVVKYREGAFLDASWVSVYLGQRVVPTGADPRAAAPSTDSLVAGLERMRGEIAAAVGAMPAHAAFLADYCPMPAAA from the coding sequence ATGGCCGCCACCGCGCTCGCCAAGCTGTTGCCCAGCCGATGCACCGTTGCGCTGATCGAATCGGAAGCCATTGGAATCATTGGGGTTGGGGAAGCAACCCTGCCGCATATCCGGGCCTTCAACGAGCGCCTCGGCATCGTCGAAGCCGAGTTCATGGCGGCGACGCGCGCCACCTTCAAACTGGGTATTGAGTTTCGCGACTGGGGGCGGGTCGGGGACAGCTACATCCATCCCTTCGGCACGTTCGGACGCGGCAGCGGCGAGGTGCAGTTCCACCATTATTACACCCGCCTGCTACGCGCCGGCGTGCCGCTGCCGCCGATCGAGCATTATTCGATGGCCTGTTCGCTGGCGCGGGCCAACCGCTTCGGCCAGCCGGCACGCGACCCGCAGCAGATCGCTTCGACCTTCGGGTATGCCTATCAATTCGACGCGGTCGCCTTCGCGCCCTATCTGCGGCGCATCGCCGAGGGGCTCGGCGTCCGCCGTACCGAGGGCAAGGTCGTCGCGGTGGAACGCGATGCGCAGAGCGGCGACGTCACCGCGCTCGTGCTCGCGGATGGGCGACGCGTCGAGGGTGATCTGTTCGTCGACTGTTCGGGCTTCGCCGCCTTGCTGATCGGTCAGGAACTTGCAGAGCCGTTCGAGGACTGGTCGCGCTGGCTGCCGGCCGACCGTGCCGTCGCGATGCCGTGCCGGACCGCGACGGCGGTGACGCCGTACACCAGCGCGATCGCGATGCCCTCCGGCTGGCGCTGGCGTATCCCGCTGCAGCACCGCACCGGCAACGGCTATGTCTTCGCCAGCGACTTCCTGTCCGAAGGCGCCGCGACCGACGCCCTGCTCGCCGCGGTGGAGGGCACGCCGCTCGCCGATCCGCGCGTCCTGCGGTTCAAGGCCGGACGACGCGCGCGCAGCTGGGTGAACAACGTCGTCGCGGTCGGCCTCGCGTCGGGATTTCTCGAGCCGCTGGAATCGACGAGCCTCTATCTGGTCCAGCAGGCGATCACCGCGCTGATCGAACTGTTCCCTGAGAAACGCATCGCGCCGGTCGATCGCGACGAGTTCAACCGCCTGATCAACATGGAATATGATCGCGTCCGCGATTTTCTGATCCTGCATTATCACGCGACCGAGCGCGACAATTCGCCGTTCTGGACCTACGTCCGGACGATGCCGATCCCGGACAGCCTTGCGGAGAAGATGGCGTTGTTCAGGCGCCGTGGCCGCGTCGTCAAATATCGCGAGGGCGCGTTCCTCGATGCCAGCTGGGTATCCGTCTATCTCGGGCAGCGCGTCGTTCCGACGGGCGCAGACCCGCGGGCGGCGGCACCGTCCACCGACAGCCTCGTCGCGGGGCTCGAACGGATGCGGGGCGAGATCGCCGCGGCGGTCGGCGCGATGCCGGCGCATGCCGCCTTTCTCGCCGATTATTGTCCGATGCCGGCCGCCGCGTGA
- a CDS encoding TonB-dependent receptor: MCVFALGVPAYAQTGAASGQNTAGAATSTNVPGGDPAAPQSGGADARDEAGENDIVVTGIRQSLANAQTIKRNSDTVVDAITAQDIGALPDRSVTEALQRVPGVSINRFAGNNDPDHFSVEGSGVNVRGLNFVRSEFNGRDTFSAGIGGQAINFADVPSELLGSVEVYKNATADLIEGGLAGTVNLNTRKPFDNKGFHIGGGLEANYGDFAKKWAPTGSLLVSDTWDTPIGRFGILVNGSYSRLKSRADGIQVTNFQTRDGVQAATGTGTNTTVTCRNQLPGSTDAFTLPPGTINGVGGAAFPNPANVCGATGTAGADGFADPTGIAYAPIGGQFRSQDYDRKRDGQALAVQWESTDERTTFTAQFLRTHSTNAWGEHTFETAPDLSEYSTYPAGCQQNSNGPINGAGNATTRAECQLNGAGQFQFGANQRGNGYNPAGGAYPNFTYDSNGLFQSGFVTLPGAGWRTASSGTATTTVPTGGTQQSLSRRQVYDENLVKDAGFNLKINPDDHWSIGLDVDYTYAKHDVTDLSVFGSTFADSELDLTGNLPIVVPHKPLTLAANWATPNPALAAATDSQYFQSRDFQFWRAAMDHIEHSVGSEYQIKGDFAYKFDDGNFLNRIKFGARYAERTQDVRYTAYNWGAISEIWSGAPVTFNQGDTSRSSLYNFDNFFRGKTSAPPSAYYYNGDLINGYNSATSFFQTQNDIWRNTNGATATNRFLAAGQRAGAIPGTSFLPSEVSNVTQQDSSAYAMLQFGSKDPLFGNIRVSGNVGLRYVRTTVNSQSETAVPNRSELGVVDPYATRCVATSRTLPDGTVQVTQPGGVCNLGATEYERLRSFATAGYASQPAFFTNSYGYFLPSANLKVGVTRDVVIRLAGSKVLTRPDFANIRPYVTYALEPGSGTVTINAGNPYLKPATAWQFDATAEWYFARVGQLSVDAFYKTVDGFFYQSLVNRSITNNGITQNIQARGPANYAGKGKIRGFEVAYQQTFDFLPGFLNGLGFNGNYTFIDSSGLPNSFLNGGTPSSGSTVAKGNLPLEGLSKHNFNATAFYEKGPISLRAAYNWRSRFLLTAADVIFPYTSIFNDSTGQLDASAFININKYIKLGVQGVNLTNTTTKLLQAYKAGSNDLAPRSYFTNDRRYSIILRANY, translated from the coding sequence ATGTGCGTATTCGCACTCGGCGTACCCGCTTATGCACAGACCGGTGCCGCCAGCGGCCAGAACACCGCGGGGGCGGCGACGTCGACCAACGTGCCGGGTGGCGATCCCGCCGCACCGCAGAGCGGGGGAGCCGATGCCCGCGACGAGGCGGGCGAGAACGACATCGTCGTCACCGGCATCCGGCAGAGCCTCGCCAACGCACAGACGATCAAGCGCAATTCCGACACCGTCGTCGACGCGATCACGGCGCAGGACATCGGCGCGCTCCCCGATCGCTCGGTGACCGAGGCGCTGCAACGCGTGCCCGGCGTGTCGATCAACCGCTTTGCCGGCAACAACGATCCGGACCATTTCTCGGTCGAGGGCTCGGGCGTCAACGTCCGCGGCCTCAACTTCGTCCGCTCGGAATTCAACGGCCGCGACACCTTCTCCGCCGGCATCGGCGGTCAGGCGATCAACTTCGCCGACGTGCCCTCCGAACTGCTCGGCTCGGTCGAGGTCTACAAGAACGCCACGGCCGATCTGATCGAGGGCGGGCTCGCCGGCACGGTCAATCTCAACACGCGCAAGCCCTTCGACAACAAGGGCTTCCACATCGGTGGCGGCCTCGAGGCGAATTACGGCGACTTCGCGAAGAAGTGGGCGCCGACCGGCTCGCTGCTCGTCTCGGATACCTGGGACACGCCGATCGGCCGGTTCGGCATCCTCGTCAACGGATCCTATTCGCGGCTGAAGAGCCGAGCCGACGGCATCCAGGTCACCAATTTCCAGACCCGCGACGGCGTCCAGGCGGCGACCGGTACCGGAACCAACACGACAGTGACCTGCCGCAACCAGCTCCCCGGCAGTACCGATGCCTTCACGCTGCCGCCCGGCACGATCAACGGCGTCGGCGGCGCGGCCTTCCCCAACCCGGCGAACGTCTGCGGCGCCACCGGTACGGCGGGCGCGGACGGCTTCGCCGACCCCACCGGCATCGCTTATGCCCCGATCGGTGGCCAGTTCCGCAGCCAGGACTATGATCGCAAGCGCGATGGTCAGGCGCTGGCCGTCCAGTGGGAAAGCACCGACGAGCGCACCACCTTCACCGCTCAGTTCCTGCGTACCCATTCCACCAATGCCTGGGGCGAACATACGTTCGAGACCGCGCCGGATCTGTCGGAATACAGCACCTATCCGGCCGGCTGTCAGCAGAACAGCAACGGGCCGATCAACGGCGCCGGCAATGCGACGACGCGCGCGGAATGCCAGCTCAATGGCGCAGGCCAGTTCCAGTTCGGCGCGAACCAGCGCGGCAACGGCTACAATCCGGCCGGCGGCGCCTATCCCAATTTCACCTATGACAGCAACGGGCTGTTCCAGAGCGGCTTCGTCACCCTCCCTGGCGCCGGCTGGCGGACCGCGTCGAGCGGAACGGCGACCACCACCGTGCCGACCGGCGGCACGCAGCAGTCGCTGTCGCGGCGGCAGGTCTATGACGAGAACCTCGTCAAGGATGCCGGCTTCAACCTGAAGATCAATCCGGACGATCATTGGTCGATCGGGCTCGACGTCGACTATACCTATGCCAAGCACGACGTGACCGATCTCAGCGTGTTCGGCTCGACCTTCGCCGATTCCGAACTCGACCTGACCGGCAATCTGCCGATCGTCGTTCCGCACAAGCCGCTGACGCTTGCCGCCAATTGGGCGACGCCCAACCCGGCGCTCGCCGCCGCGACCGACAGCCAGTATTTCCAGAGCCGCGACTTCCAGTTCTGGCGCGCGGCGATGGACCACATCGAGCACAGCGTCGGCTCGGAATATCAGATCAAGGGCGATTTCGCCTACAAGTTCGACGACGGCAATTTCCTGAACCGGATCAAATTCGGCGCACGTTATGCCGAGCGGACGCAGGACGTACGCTACACGGCATACAATTGGGGCGCGATCAGCGAGATCTGGTCGGGTGCGCCGGTCACCTTCAACCAGGGCGACACCAGCCGATCGTCGTTGTACAATTTCGACAATTTCTTCCGGGGCAAGACCAGTGCTCCGCCGAGCGCTTATTATTACAACGGCGACCTGATCAACGGCTACAATTCGGCGACCAGCTTCTTCCAGACGCAGAACGACATCTGGCGCAACACCAACGGCGCCACCGCGACGAACCGGTTCCTGGCCGCGGGCCAGCGTGCCGGCGCGATCCCGGGAACGTCGTTCCTCCCCTCGGAAGTGTCGAACGTTACGCAACAGGACAGCTCGGCCTATGCGATGCTGCAGTTCGGCAGCAAGGATCCGCTGTTCGGCAACATCCGCGTGTCGGGTAACGTCGGGCTGCGCTACGTCCGCACGACGGTCAATTCCCAGTCCGAAACGGCGGTACCCAATCGCAGCGAACTGGGCGTGGTCGATCCCTATGCCACCCGCTGCGTCGCGACGTCGCGAACCTTGCCGGACGGCACCGTCCAGGTCACGCAACCGGGTGGCGTCTGCAACCTGGGCGCGACCGAATATGAGCGGCTGCGGTCGTTCGCCACCGCCGGCTATGCGTCGCAACCCGCGTTCTTCACCAACAGCTACGGCTATTTCCTGCCGAGCGCGAACCTCAAGGTGGGGGTAACGCGCGACGTGGTCATCCGCCTCGCGGGATCGAAGGTGCTGACGCGTCCGGACTTCGCCAACATCCGCCCCTATGTGACCTATGCCCTGGAGCCGGGTTCGGGCACCGTCACGATCAACGCCGGCAATCCTTACCTGAAGCCGGCCACGGCGTGGCAGTTCGACGCGACCGCGGAATGGTATTTCGCCCGCGTCGGCCAGTTGTCGGTCGACGCCTTCTACAAGACCGTCGACGGTTTCTTCTATCAGTCGCTGGTCAATCGCTCGATCACCAACAATGGCATCACGCAGAACATCCAGGCGCGTGGTCCGGCAAATTACGCCGGCAAGGGCAAGATCAGGGGCTTCGAGGTCGCCTATCAACAGACGTTCGACTTCCTGCCCGGCTTCCTCAATGGCCTTGGCTTTAACGGCAACTATACGTTCATCGACAGTTCGGGCCTTCCCAATTCCTTCCTGAACGGTGGGACACCGTCGTCCGGGTCGACCGTCGCCAAGGGCAATCTGCCGCTGGAAGGATTGTCGAAGCACAACTTTAACGCCACGGCCTTCTACGAAAAGGGACCGATCTCGTTACGCGCCGCCTACAATTGGCGTTCGCGGTTCCTGCTGACCGCAGCCGACGTGATCTTCCCCTATACGTCGATCTTCAACGACTCGACCGGGCAGCTCGACGCCTCGGCGTTCATCAATATCAACAAGTACATCAAGCTCGGCGTTCAGGGGGTGAACCTGACGAATACGACCACCAAGCTTCTGCAGGCGTATAAAGCCGGATCCAACGATCTGGCGCCGCGATCCTATTTCACGAACGATCGTCGGTATTCCATCATCCTGCGCGCCAATTACTGA
- a CDS encoding ComEA family DNA-binding protein: MNATSPIDINTATSDALDAIPALKGHGFEIARYRDDRGGFSDLRQLAEVPGMAHVAESLGDAVTIGNG, encoded by the coding sequence ATGAACGCCACATCCCCCATCGACATCAACACGGCGACCTCCGACGCGCTGGATGCGATCCCCGCGCTGAAGGGCCACGGTTTCGAGATCGCGCGCTATCGCGACGATCGCGGCGGGTTCAGCGATCTTCGTCAACTGGCGGAGGTGCCGGGCATGGCGCACGTCGCGGAGAGTCTCGGCGACGCGGTGACGATCGGCAACGGCTGA
- a CDS encoding DUF1989 domain-containing protein translates to MADRTVEIPERSGDAFRLAKGQILTVIDPRGCQVADLLAFRADDLGEVLSSGRTLDYAETIRLTTGHTLYSNRSNAMLEIVADTVGVHDFLLTPCSYATFDHFYPELPRHRGCFGNLAAALAPFGVTPDQIPVAFNCFMNVPIDAATGKLSVLPPISKAGDSISFVAQMDLVIGLTACSAPASNGGSFKPIHYVVQDQAPGGPSHESGATLPSGERADL, encoded by the coding sequence TTGGCCGATCGAACCGTCGAGATCCCGGAGCGGAGCGGCGACGCGTTTCGGCTCGCGAAAGGGCAGATCCTCACGGTGATCGATCCGCGCGGCTGCCAGGTCGCCGATCTCCTCGCCTTCCGGGCCGACGATCTGGGTGAGGTGCTGTCGTCGGGCCGGACGCTCGATTACGCCGAGACGATCCGCCTGACCACGGGACATACGCTCTACTCCAATCGATCGAATGCGATGCTGGAGATCGTGGCAGATACGGTCGGCGTGCACGATTTCCTGCTGACGCCGTGCTCCTATGCGACGTTCGACCATTTCTATCCCGAACTCCCCCGGCACCGGGGATGTTTCGGCAATCTGGCCGCGGCGCTCGCGCCGTTCGGCGTGACGCCGGATCAGATCCCGGTCGCGTTCAATTGCTTCATGAACGTGCCGATCGATGCGGCGACCGGCAAGCTCTCGGTCCTGCCACCGATCAGCAAGGCCGGCGACAGCATCAGCTTCGTCGCGCAGATGGATCTGGTGATCGGTCTCACCGCCTGCTCGGCGCCGGCGTCGAACGGCGGATCGTTCAAGCCGATCCATTATGTCGTCCAGGATCAGGCGCCGGGCGGCCCGTCGCACGAAAGCGGTGCGACACTTCCGTCAGGGGAGCGGGCAGACCTATGA
- the gntA gene encoding guanitoxin biosynthesis heme-dependent pre-guanitoxin N-hydroxylase GntA gives MFSWADPSEDEASLLLSAYIADQGFPCVGAKAALAKGTLDILGARDIASAWDDLRIHDRLRCFAAQYRAEPSLFRSFAVVFSGPDDLSEEAFERAIWQRIQSLSDKDVWLGQAWDERVSPDPSNAHFSLSFGGEAFFVVGLHPRASRPARRFSRPTMIFNLHDQFETLREQGKYETMREKIMVRDEVLAGSRNPMLSRHGEASEARQYSGRAVDGGWQCPFRYSGK, from the coding sequence ATGTTCAGCTGGGCGGACCCCAGTGAGGACGAAGCGAGCCTGCTGCTCTCCGCCTATATCGCCGATCAAGGCTTCCCCTGCGTCGGCGCCAAGGCGGCGCTGGCGAAGGGGACGCTCGACATCCTCGGCGCGCGCGACATCGCGAGTGCGTGGGACGATCTGCGCATCCACGATCGCCTGCGCTGTTTCGCCGCACAATATCGGGCGGAGCCGTCGCTGTTCCGCAGCTTCGCCGTCGTCTTCTCCGGGCCGGACGACCTCAGCGAGGAAGCGTTCGAACGGGCGATCTGGCAGCGCATCCAGTCGCTGTCGGACAAGGACGTTTGGCTGGGGCAGGCGTGGGACGAACGCGTCAGTCCCGATCCGTCCAACGCGCATTTCTCTTTGTCCTTCGGGGGCGAGGCGTTCTTCGTCGTCGGACTTCATCCGCGCGCCAGTCGCCCGGCACGGCGCTTTTCGCGCCCGACGATGATCTTCAACCTGCACGATCAGTTCGAGACGCTGCGCGAGCAGGGCAAATATGAGACGATGCGCGAGAAGATCATGGTGCGCGACGAGGTGCTCGCCGGTTCGCGCAATCCGATGCTGTCGCGCCATGGCGAGGCGAGCGAGGCGCGCCAATACAGCGGCCGGGCCGTCGACGGCGGCTGGCAGTGCCCGTTCCGGTATTCCGGCAAGTGA
- a CDS encoding sensor histidine kinase, whose translation MDTPEEQAFDDIVFIASQTCDAPIALISLLDTDRQWFKARIGLDVSETPIHQSVCRLDIDDPGVLEVADLTADMRTNDNPLVTGDRAFRYYAGAPLTLRSGEIVGRLCVIDTEARPGGLSDTQKTLLNALARQASDHLELRRIARGSERLAELQTALVQIGESIRNSHDVQAMTRAASAIVGAVLQVSRAGFGSVDEDVRHIDVEPDWTAPGTASIAGRHRFEDYGAIRDHLVRGEPLVIENVLTDPRTIDNPGAMTAIGVHALVNMPVRQHGRTVAVLIVNAAARRIWQPEELTFLRSVADRLEAGVSRVRAEQQQEMLNGEIAHRLKNMLSMVQAIASQTLRDVPDRRPVESFEQRLMALSAAHDVLLQKSWTDADLRVVAAAVVEAVGFSDRVHMDGPEIALGSRAALSFSLVMHELMTNACKYGALCQTGGHVEVNWRVEATQAGDELVVRWRETGGPPVIAPSRRGFGSKLVRLGLAGTGGVDLRFEPDGLQADLRASVRQLAQT comes from the coding sequence TTGGACACGCCCGAAGAGCAGGCGTTCGACGACATCGTCTTCATCGCCTCGCAAACCTGCGATGCACCGATCGCGCTCATCAGTCTGCTCGACACCGATCGCCAGTGGTTCAAGGCGAGGATCGGGCTCGATGTCAGCGAAACGCCCATCCACCAGTCAGTGTGCCGGCTCGACATCGACGATCCCGGCGTGCTCGAGGTCGCCGATCTGACCGCAGACATGCGCACCAACGACAATCCGCTCGTGACCGGGGACCGTGCGTTCCGCTATTACGCCGGTGCGCCGTTGACGCTGCGATCGGGCGAAATCGTCGGACGCCTGTGCGTGATCGACACCGAGGCGCGTCCCGGCGGGTTGAGCGATACGCAGAAGACGTTGCTCAATGCGCTCGCCCGGCAGGCAAGCGATCATCTCGAACTGCGGCGGATCGCGCGTGGCAGCGAACGCCTCGCCGAATTGCAGACCGCGCTCGTCCAGATCGGCGAAAGCATCCGCAACAGCCACGACGTTCAGGCGATGACCCGCGCCGCGTCGGCGATCGTCGGCGCCGTGCTCCAGGTGTCGAGAGCCGGATTCGGCTCGGTCGACGAGGATGTCCGCCACATCGACGTCGAGCCCGACTGGACGGCGCCCGGCACCGCCAGCATCGCGGGCCGACACCGGTTCGAGGATTATGGCGCCATCCGCGATCACCTCGTGCGTGGCGAGCCGCTCGTCATCGAGAATGTGCTGACCGATCCGCGGACCATCGACAATCCCGGTGCCATGACGGCTATCGGCGTCCACGCGCTGGTCAACATGCCGGTTCGCCAGCATGGCCGCACCGTGGCGGTGCTGATCGTCAACGCCGCCGCGCGGCGCATCTGGCAGCCGGAGGAGCTGACCTTCCTGCGCAGCGTCGCCGACCGGCTGGAAGCCGGCGTCTCGCGCGTGCGTGCCGAGCAGCAGCAGGAGATGCTGAACGGCGAGATCGCGCATCGTCTGAAGAACATGCTGTCGATGGTACAGGCGATCGCGAGCCAGACGCTGCGGGACGTTCCCGATCGCCGCCCCGTAGAAAGCTTTGAGCAGCGGCTGATGGCGCTCAGCGCGGCGCACGACGTGCTGTTGCAGAAGAGCTGGACCGATGCCGACCTGCGCGTCGTCGCCGCGGCGGTCGTCGAGGCGGTCGGCTTCAGCGATCGCGTTCACATGGACGGTCCCGAGATCGCGCTCGGCTCGCGCGCGGCCTTGTCTTTTTCGTTGGTCATGCACGAGTTGATGACGAATGCGTGCAAATATGGCGCGCTGTGTCAGACCGGAGGGCATGTCGAGGTGAATTGGCGCGTGGAGGCGACCCAGGCTGGCGACGAGCTCGTGGTGCGCTGGCGAGAGACGGGGGGCCCCCCCGTCATCGCGCCGAGCCGGCGCGGCTTCGGGTCGAAGCTGGTGCGGCTCGGCCTGGCGGGGACCGGCGGCGTCGACCTGCGCTTCGAACCCGACGGACTGCAAGCCGACCTGCGCGCGTCGGTCCGCCAGTTGGCGCAGACGTGA
- a CDS encoding response regulator: MIGTAIIERPVVLVVEDEPLLRLFATDMIEDAGFAVIDVGSASAAIAVLERRPDIRIVFTDIDMPGGIDGIKLAACVRDRWPPIKIIITSEKPWPTGVTLPTDAIFFSKPYRQDRVISTIQQMAA; encoded by the coding sequence GTGATCGGGACAGCTATCATCGAACGTCCCGTCGTACTCGTCGTCGAAGACGAACCGCTTCTCCGCCTCTTCGCCACCGACATGATCGAGGATGCCGGCTTCGCGGTGATCGACGTCGGCAGCGCCAGCGCGGCGATCGCCGTGCTGGAGAGGCGCCCGGACATTCGCATCGTCTTCACCGACATCGACATGCCCGGCGGGATCGACGGCATCAAACTCGCCGCGTGCGTCCGCGACCGATGGCCGCCGATCAAGATCATCATCACCTCGGAAAAGCCGTGGCCGACCGGCGTCACGCTGCCGACCGATGCGATCTTCTTCTCCAAACCCTATCGTCAGGATCGCGTCATTAGCACGATCCAGCAGATGGCGGCCTGA